The Streptomyces rimosus genomic interval CCGCGGCGTTGAGCGAGGAGAGGGCCGAGGCGGCGGTGCCTGCGGCGGCCACCAGGGCGGCCAGGCCGGCCGGGGTGAGGGCGGGCGGCCAGCTGCGGGCCGTGGGGGCCGGGCCCAGGAGGGCCGCCACTCGGCGCGGTACGGGGCCGGGCTCCGGGGCGGCGAAGCCCGCCAGCAGGGGGCTGGGCGCGGGCCGGGAGACCAGTGCGGCCTTGCCCACGGCCCGGGCGGTCAGCCGACGGTCGCCGACGGTCCGCGCCGCCTCCTCGTCGGCCCAGCGCTCGGCGCTGAAGGCGACCGCCGTACGCAGCGGCAGCAGGAGCGGGTTGGCGCAGCCGGCCAGCCGTACGGCGAGCTGGTAGCGGTGGTGGCGTTCCGCCAGGTGGGCGCGTTCGTGGGCGAGCAGCGCCCGGCGCTCGTCGCTGTCCAGGCTGTGCAGCATGCCGCGGGAGACCGCGATCCGGCCGGGGCGCGCGGGCCTGCCGGGGCGGGCGGGCAGGCCGGGGACGGCGTAGGCGTACGGGCTGTCGTCGGGCAGCACCGCCAGTTCCGTACCGGACGGCAGTCCGTCCAGCGCCTGGTGCGTACGGAAGCGGACGCGGTAGTGGCGGCGCAGCTCGATGCCGCAGGCGGCGAGGACGGCGGCGAGCGCCGCGATCGCGGCGCTGCCCGCGACCTCCGCGATCGGCACCGCGGCGCGCACCTCCGGGTCGGACCAGCCGTCCGGCAGCGGGTTGCCCGGCAGCTGGGCGGTGCCCACCACCATCAGCAGCGCCAGGCACAGCGTGCTGCACACGCCGAGGACCACGGCCAGCGCGGTCAGCAGGCGGGTGGTGCTGCGCGGGTGCAGGTGCTGGCCGGCGAGGCGGGCGATCGGCAGGGCGGTCAGCGGCAGCACGAGCGGGAGGAAGACGAAGACGCCCATCGGTCAGTCAGTCCCCGGAACTCTCGGCCGCTCCGGGGCCGCCGGTGGCGCGCTCCAGCAGGGTGCGCAGCAGCTGCTCGTCCTGGGCGGACAGGGCGGACACGAAGCTGGCCAGTACGGCGTCCCGGTCCGACTCGCTGTCCAGTACGCGGCGCATCCGCAGCGCGGCGAGCCCCGCCTCGTCGGCGGCCGGGGTCCACACGTAGGACCGGCCGACGCGTTCGCGGGTGACGGCCTTCTTGGCGTGCAGGCGGGAGAGGATCGTCATCACCGTCGTGTACGCGAGGTCGCCGCCGAGGTGGTCCTGTACCCAGGCGGCGGTGGCGGGCCCGGGGGAGTGGTGCAGGGCGGCCAGTACCTGTGCCTCCAGCTCGCCCTGGCCCCGGCGGCGCGCGCGGTCGCGCCCGCCCGGATGGCCGCCGAAGGGGTCCCCGTTCATGCCGTAGCCTCCCGTTCCGTGCCGGACGCCCCGCGGCGGCGGGGCGTCGCCGCATCCTACTGAGCGGGCCGGGAACGCGCCCCGCCCTTCGTTCGTCATCCTCTACAGCACTGTAGAGATTGTGGCCCGCCGCACAAGGAGGCCACACACCCCGACCCGGGAGGAACATCCATGGGAGTCTCGCTGGCCAAGGGCGGCAACGTCTCGCTGTCGAAGGAGGCGCCCGGCCTGACCGCCGTGACGGTGGGCCTCGGCTGGGACGTGCGGACCACCACCGGCACCGACTACGACCTGGACGCGAGCGCCCTGCTGTGCAACGAGTCCGGCAAGGTCGTCTCGGACCGGCACTTCGTCTTCTACAACAACCTCACCAGCCCGGACGGCTCGGTGCAGCACACCGGTGACAACCTCACCGGTGAGGGCGAGGGCGACGACGAGTCGATCAACGTGAACCTGGCGGGCGTGCCCGCCGAGGTCGCCAAGATCGTCTTCCCGGTCTCCATCCACGACGCGCAGAACCGCGGCCAGAGCTTCGGCCAGGTCCGCAACGCGTTCATCCGCGTCGTCAACCAGGCCAACGGCACCGAGCTGGCCCGCTACGACCTCACCGAGGACGCCTCGACCGAGACCGCCATGGTCTTCGGCGAGCTGTACCGGCACGGCGCGGAGTGGAAGTTCCGCGCGGTGGGCCAGGGCTACGCGTCCGGGCTGGCCGGTATCGCGGCGGACTTCGGGGTCAACGTCTGAGACGTGGCCGCACCACGGCCCGTACGGCCGTGACCGGTACGACGGCGGGCCCGCGGCGTGTGTGCCGCGGGCCCGCCGCCGTATGCCGGAGCTTTGTACCCGGACCTCGTGCCCGGACCGGGCCCGGATCAGAGATCGAACTCGGCCGGCGGAATGTCCAGCGCGTAGCAGACCTCGCGCACCACGGCCTGCTCGGTCTTGTCGAAGTCGCCGTCGGCGCCGCCGATGACGATGCCGATCTGGATGACGGCACGCGCCTCGACCGGCTTCTTCTTCACCTTGCCGATCTC includes:
- a CDS encoding BlaI/MecI/CopY family transcriptional regulator, coding for MNGDPFGGHPGGRDRARRRGQGELEAQVLAALHHSPGPATAAWVQDHLGGDLAYTTVMTILSRLHAKKAVTRERVGRSYVWTPAADEAGLAALRMRRVLDSESDRDAVLASFVSALSAQDEQLLRTLLERATGGPGAAESSGD
- a CDS encoding TerD family protein, producing MGVSLAKGGNVSLSKEAPGLTAVTVGLGWDVRTTTGTDYDLDASALLCNESGKVVSDRHFVFYNNLTSPDGSVQHTGDNLTGEGEGDDESINVNLAGVPAEVAKIVFPVSIHDAQNRGQSFGQVRNAFIRVVNQANGTELARYDLTEDASTETAMVFGELYRHGAEWKFRAVGQGYASGLAGIAADFGVNV
- a CDS encoding M56 family metallopeptidase, with product MGVFVFLPLVLPLTALPIARLAGQHLHPRSTTRLLTALAVVLGVCSTLCLALLMVVGTAQLPGNPLPDGWSDPEVRAAVPIAEVAGSAAIAALAAVLAACGIELRRHYRVRFRTHQALDGLPSGTELAVLPDDSPYAYAVPGLPARPGRPARPGRIAVSRGMLHSLDSDERRALLAHERAHLAERHHRYQLAVRLAGCANPLLLPLRTAVAFSAERWADEEAARTVGDRRLTARAVGKAALVSRPAPSPLLAGFAAPEPGPVPRRVAALLGPAPTARSWPPALTPAGLAALVAAAGTAASALSSLNAAVALFLVLKAATPL